CCAGATGAGCCCGGAGTCCGTATACCTGAGTCCGGCGCCGCTGTACCACACGGCGCCGTGTCTCTGGTCGATGAGCGCGCAGGCGATGGGCGTGACGACGGTGATCATGTCGAAGTTCGACCCGGAATCGGCGCTGGACGCCATCCAGCGGTACCGAGTGACCAGCGGCCAGTTCGTCCCGGCGATGTTCGTGCGGATGCTCAAACTCCCTGAGGACGTACGCAATTCGTACGATCTGTCGAGCCTGCACCGCGTGGTGCACGCCGCCGCACCGTGCCCCGTCGACATCAAGAAACAGATGATCGACTGGTGGGGCCCGATCGTCGACGAGTACTACTCGTCATCCGAAGGCGCGGGCATCACCTTCATCTCCGCCGAGGAATGGCTGAAACGCCCTGGCTCCGTTGGCAAGCCGCTGCTCGGTGTGGCGCACGTCCTCGATGACGAGGGCAACGACGTCCCGCCCGGTCAGGCGGGGCAGATCTACTTCGACCTGGGCGTCGTGCCGTTCGTCTATCACAAGGATCCTGAGAAGACCGCCGAGTCACGAGACAGGCACGGCTGGGTGACAGTCGGCGACGTCGGTTACGTCGACGACGAGGGCTACATGTTCCTCACCGACCGCAAGCACCACATGATCATCTCCGGTGGCGTCAACATCTATCCGCAGGAAGCGGAGAACATGTTGATCACCCACCCGAAGGTGCTCGACGCGGCCGTGTTCGGCATCCCCGACGACGAGATGGGCCAGAGCGTCAAGGGCGTCGTCCAGACGGTCGACCCCGCCGACGCGAGCGAGGCGTTCGGTGACGAGCTACTGACCTGGCTGCGCGAGCGGCTGGCGCACTACAAGTGTCCGCGGTCGATCTCCTTCGAGGCGCAGCTGCCGCGCACCGAAACCGGCAAGATGTTCAAGCAGGAGCTGATAAAGAAGTACTCGTGAAGCAGGTGGAACTCGCCTCGGGTGTGGTCGTCGCGATCGGATTCCCATCGGAGGACGCGACTTTCACACTGACCGAGCAGGACGCCGACGATCGCCGCGCCGTGACCGTCGGCTCGATACCCGACGTTCTCGACGACTTGCGTGCGCGTTGCCTGCGCTGGCCGCAGGCCGCCGCGATCTGCAGCGATGTACTACGTGCGTTCGACCCCGGCGCGCCCGCGTTCGCCGGCGTCGTCACCGAATCGCTCGCCTACTCGACGCTGCAGTCCGGACCCGAATTCGCGCGCTGGCTGGGGGAGCGGGGACCGGCGCGACCAGCGAATCTGCCGGACCCGGTACAGGCTGAGCGCGTCGAGGACAGCCTCTACGTGCGGTTCAACCGGGGGCAGCGGCACAACGCCTTCTCGACCGACGCGCGGGCGGCGCTACTGGAAGCACTCGAGGTGGCTCGCCTCGATCCATCGGTCACCGATGTCGTGCTGTCGGGCAATGGTCCGTCGTTCTGCAGCGGCGGCGATCTCGCCGAGTTCGGCACGTTCGACGATCCGGCCAGTGCCCATCTCGCCCGCACCCGGCACAGCCCGGCGCTGGTGCTCGATGAATTGACGGCCAGGTTGGGCACGCACTGCCGCGCCGAGGTGCACGGTCAGGTACTGGGCAGCGGGTTGGAGATGGCCGCCTTCTGCGGCTGGGTCCGGTCGCGCCCGGATGCGGTCTTCGGTCTGCCGGAGCTGAGCCTGGGGCTGATTCCCGGAGCGGGCGGCACCGTCAGCATTGCCCGCAGGATCGGGCGCTGGCGGACGGCCTATCTGGTGCTGAGCGGGCAGACCATCGATGCGCCGACCGCGCTGCAGTGGGGCCTGATCGACGAAATCCTGTGAATTCGGCGCGCAAACGCACCGCAGCGGTTGATCAGCGCGCCGAAATCACAAACTAGCCCGACCGACGCAACGTCACCCGATAGGTGTACTGCTCGGGCAGGAAGTGGCTGACGGACAACTCGACGGGGTGGTGGCTCGCGTCGGAGTAGAGCCGGTCCACCCGCAGCATGGGATGGCCGGGTTCGCACGACACCGCCTCCGCGACGGCAAGCTCGGCAGGGGCGACCGTAATCGACTGCGCCGCTTCGGTGATCGGCTGGATCAGATGCGGCTCGAGGATGCCGATCACGGTCTGGGTGCCGACAGCACCGTCTCGGAGTTCGGGCGACGACAGCACCGCATGGGCGACCGCGGGAACCAGGTGCACAGTCGTCATAACGAACGGCACACCGTCGTGCAGCCGCCGGAACACCACCGAATAGACGACGTCGTCGTCGAGCCGCAACCGGCTGGCGGCGTGCAGGTCCACCCGCCTGCGCAGCCCGGTGAGCACTTCCATCGTGGTGTCGTCCGACAGGCTCATCAGGTCTTCGATCGAGCCGAGCTGCCGCAGATAGCGTTGCCCGGTCTCGCTGGCGTACGTGCCGCGCCCCGGCACCCGGTACACCACGCCTTCGGCGACCAGATCCTGGAACGCCCGTCGCACCGTCTGCCGTGAAAGGCCATGGCGCTCGACCAGTTCGGATTCGGTGGGCAATCGAGAGCCGTCGCTGTACCGACCCGCTGCGATATCGTCGCGAAGTTGCTCGCGCAGGGTCTGGTACGCGGGCGCTGATCGCACTAGATGCCGCCGCGGGCAACCAGTTGGGCGGCGATCACATTGCGCTGAATCTCGTTCGTTCCCTCACCGACGATCATCAGTGGTGCATCGCGGAAGTACCGCTCGACGTCGAACTCGGTCGAATAGCCGTAGCCGCCATGGATCCGGACGGCGTTCAGCGCAATCTCCATCGCCACCTCGGAGGCGAACAGCTTCGCCATCCCGGCCTCCATATCGCACCGTTCGCCGCTGTCGTAGCGCTGCGCGGCATACAGCGTCAGCTGCCGTGCGGCAGTCAGCTTGGTCGCCATGTCGGCCAGGTAGTTGCCGATCGACTGGTGTTTCCAGATCGGCTGGCCGAAGCTCTCGCGCTCCTGGGCGTACTTCAGCGCGTCCTCGAGTGCCGCGGTGGCCACACCGAGTGCGCGTGACGCGACCTGAATACGGCCTGTTTCGAGGCCTTTCATCATCTGCGCGAAGCCCTTCCCGGGCTCGCCGCCGAGGATCGCGGTCGCGGGCAGGCGATAGTCGGCGAAGGTCAATTCGCAGGACTCGACGCCCTTGTAACCCAGCTTCGGCAGATCCCGTGACACCGTCAGACCGTCGCCGTGCTCGACCAGCACCACCGAGATGCCTTTGTGCTTCGGCGTCGCGGTCGGATCGGTCTTGCACAGCAGGGCGATCAGGCCGGAGCGACGAGCGTTGCTGATCCAGGTCTTGGACCCGTTGATGACCAGATCGGAGCCCTCGGTGGCCGCGACGGTGCTCATGTTCTGCAGATCCGACCCGCCGCCGGGCTCGGTGAGCGCCATCGTCGCCCTCAACTCACCGGTCGCCATCGGCGGCAGATACCGCTGCTTCTGCTCCTCGGTGCCGAACAGCCCCAGCAGCTTCGCGACCACGGTGTGCCCGCCCATCGCGCCGGCCAGACTCATCCAGCCCCGCGAGAGTTCCTGGGTGACCTCGACGTAGCACGGCATCGACACCGGGGAACCGCCGTACGACTCGGGGATGGCCAGACCGTAGATACCGATCCGCTTCATCTGATCGATCCACGCCTGCGGGTACTCGTTGGCGTGTTCGGTCTCCCGGACGGCGGGTTTGACGTCACGGTCCACGAAGGCCCGCACCGTCTCCACCAGCATGGCTTCTTCTTGCGTCAACATTTGTACGGCCATATTGACACTTTGTGCGGCCTAATGCCAACATGGCTGCCGTGACCGGCCCATACTTCGACGATCTGGAGGTCGGCCAGGTCTTCGACGCCGCACCATCGATGACATTGACCGCCGGCGCCGCGGCCGTGCACCAGTCGATCATCGGCGACCGTCTGCGCCTCGCCCTCGATGCCGAACTGTCGACGGCCGTCACCGGCGCCCCCGCGCCGTTGGCCCATCCGGCGCTCGTGTGCGACGTGGCGATCGGGCAGACGACGCTGGTGACGCAGCGGGTCACGGCCAACCTGTTCTACCGCGGGCTGACGTTCCAACGCTACCCGGTCATTGGTGACACATTGTTCACCCGCACCGAAGTCGTTGGGCTGAAACAGAACTCGATGAAGCCCGGCCGTGCTCCGACCGGTCTCGCGGCGTTGCGGATGACGACCGTCGACGACGTCGGCCGACTGGTCCTCGACTTCCACCGCTGCGCGATGTTGCCGCTCAGCGAGAAGGCACCCGACACCGGCCATGCCGATGACATGTCGGTGATCGGCCTCGATCAGGCGCCGGTGCCCGACCCGACGGCTGACTGGAATGCCGACGCCTACCGCGCCAAGGTACCTGGAGCACATTTCGATGCGGAGCTTGCCGGCGCCGTGCTGCACAGCAGCGCCGACGTCGTCAGCAGTGCACCCGAACTCGCGCGGCTGACGCTGAATATCGCGGCCACCCATCATGATTGGCGAGGCAGCGGCCAACGGCTGGTGTATGGCGGGCACACCATCGGATTGGCGTTGGCGCAAGCCAGTCGGCTGTTGCCCAACTTGGTGACGGTGTCGGGCTGGCAGTCCTGTGAACACACCGCACCGGTACATGAGGGCGACACGCTCTACAGCGAACTGCATGTCGAGGGCGCGGTGCCGCTGCCCGACGGTCGCGGCGGTGTTCTCGAGTTGCGGTCCGTGGTCTATGCGGTCGGTGAGCCTGACCAGCAGGTACTGGACTGGCGCTTTACTGCTCTGCAGTTCTGAGCACAATAGGGCTGTGACGTCGTTGGCGGTCCCCGTTGGAGTGGTGTCGCGGGCTCGCCGTGTCGCCAACGGTTTTCGCACCCTCACCGACACCGAGGTTGACGCCGACGTCATGATCGCGGGCCGCGCAGGGTTACTCGGCCACACACCGCAGGGCCGAGTCTCCGCCGGTGGGGCGACGCATCTGATGCCAAGCCGCGACGGGTGGTGTGCGCTGACGCTGTCGCGTCCCGATGACGTCGACACGGTGCCCGCACTGATAGAGGCGGATGCCGTCGGCGATGACGTCTGGCCCGCGGTGCACCGCTGGATCATCGAACGCGACAGCGCCGAGATCACCGAACGCGCTCGCCTGCTTGGGCTTCCGGCCGCCGCGCTCGGCGAGACGCCCGCCGAAGCGCCGCGCATCTACCCGTTCGGCGCGGCGACCATAGCCCGCAGCCCCTCGCGACTCCTGGTCGCCGACCTGTCCGCGATGTGGGCTGGCCCGCTCTGCGGACAACTGCTCGCGCGTGCTGGTGCGACCGTCGTGAAGGTCGAAAGCGTATCGCGCCCCGATGGGGCACGCGCGGGAGCGCCGGCGTTCTTCGACTGGATGAACGGTGGAAAGCTCTCGTATCTGGCGGATTTCGACGATCCCACCGGATTGCGGGCCCTGCTTGCCGCCGCCGATGTCGTGATCGAGTCGTCGCGCGCGGCGGCATTGAACCGCCGTGGACTCGGACCGGTGGCGATCGGTCCGCGAGACGGCAAAGTCTGGCTGAGGATCACCGGCCACGGCACCAGGGAGGAGCACGCCAACTGGGTCGCCTTCGGTGACGATGCGGCCGTCTCCGGCGGGTTGGTCTGCGGTGGTGACGATTCGCCGGTCTTCTGCGGTGACGCGATCGCCGACCCGCTGACCGGTCTGGAAGCGGCGTTGGCGGTGGCGCAGTCGTTGCGCAGGGGCGGCGGTGAGCTGATCGAGTTCTCGATGTCGGCCGTCGCCGCGACCTACGCCGAACTGCCGAATGCCGGCGAGACCCGTTGCAGTGCGACGCCACAGCTGTCCACCAAGGCGTCGGAGTTGGGTGCGGACAACGGGATCGTGGAACAGTTGATCGTCGACAAGCATTCTGCCGCATGCTGATTCAACGTGCGGCACTCCTCGACGGGGGTGTCGTCGACATCCGCGTGGAGGACCGGATCATCGCGGTCGAGCCGCGGCTCGAGACCCTACCCGGCGAGCAGGTATACGACGCCGGGGGCGGCACGGTGATCCCCGGCTTGCACGACCATCACGTCCACCTCCGTTCGGCCGCAGCGGCATTGACGTCGGTCCGGGTGGGGCCGGCCGAAGTGCACACCCGCACCGACTTGGCGCGGGTACTCGCGGCCGCCGATGTCGGCGATGACGGCTGGGTCAGGGCCGTTGGGTATCACGAGGCAGTCGCCGGGCCGCTGGACAGAGCCACCTTGGACGACGTCTCGCCGCCGGTACCGGTCAGGGTCCAGCACCGCAGCGGCGTCCTGTGGACGCTGAACTCGGCGGGCTTGGCACGAGTCGGACTCACCGATCACCCGGACGGGCGGCTGCGCAGTTCCGACCACACGTGGTCGGACACGTTGCAGCGCAACGAAATCGGGCTCGCCGACGTCAGCACACGGTTGACCGCCTACGGGGTGACCGGTGTCACCGATGCGACACCGGATCTAGAGGTCGAAGATGTCGTCAAACTCCTGGACGCCCACCGTCGCGGCGAACTGCGTCAGCGGGTGCACTGCCTGGCGCCGGGCAAGCGCATACTGCACGACACCGACCTCGATCTCGGGGACCTGACCGATTGGATCTCGCAGCGGCACGCCGATGACGCGCCGGTCGCGGTGCACTGCGTCACCGCTGCGCAACTGGTGATCACCCTGGCGGCACTGCGTGCGGCGGGCAGTCATCCGCACGACCGCATCGAACATGCCGCGGTGGTGCCCGAGGGCAGTGTGGCCGACGTCGTCGACGTTGGCGTGACCGTCGTGACACAGCCCAACTTCGTCGCCGAGCGAGGTGACCAGTATCTGGACGACGTGCCCGTCGCCGAGCATCACGAGCTGTGGCGGGTGGCTTCGCTGTTGGCCGCCAAGGTGCCGGTGGCGCTCTCGACTGACATGCCGTTCGGTCATGACGACCCATGGAAGGCGATGCGCGCGGCGGTCTTTCGCACCACCGGTGGAGGCGCGGTACTCGGGACCGACGAACGCGTGGCGCCGCGCGACGCGCTGACGATGTTCTTCGGTGCGGCCGACGCGCCGACGGTGCCGCGCCGGATCGCGCCGGGTCAGCCGGGCGACCTGTGCGTGCTGGGCGCTAAACCGCACGAGGTGCTGAAAGAGCTCGACTCCGGTCTCGTCGCTGCCACGGTCATCGCCGGGACCGTGGTGAGCGGGGGCTAGGCGGCCGCCGGCGCGAGCAGTCGCTGCAGCATGGTGCACTGACTGTTGAAAAATGCTTGCGACACTGCGGCTTTCGGGACGATTCCGTCGAATCCGTGGAACGCACCTTTGACGATCTGCACGTCACACGGCACGCCGGCTGCCTTCAGTCGCTCGGCATACGCGAGGTCCTCGTCGTGGAACAGGTCGAGCGTTCCGACACCCATCCACGCCGGCGGTAGGCCGCTCAGATCGGTCCGGCGTGCGGGCACGGCGATGTCGCGGTCGGCGTCGCCCAGGTAGGCCGCCCACCCGAACCTGTTGTTCTGGCGGTTCCACAGCCGCAGGCCCGGATGCTCCTGTACGTCACGGCCAACAGTGCGGTCGTCGAGCATCGGGTAGACCAGCAATTGGGCGGCCACTGCGATGTCACCGCGATCGCGGGCGAGCAGCGCCAGCGCCGCCGCGAGTCCGCCGCCCGCGCTGGCACCGCCGATCGCGACCCGGTTCGCGTCGACCGTCGGAAGTCCGGCCAACCAGTTCAGTGCCGCGTAGCAGTCCTCGAGCGGGGCCGGATACGGGTGCTCGGGGGCCAGTCGGTAATCCACCGAGGCGACCGTGGCGCCGAGACGCTGGGCGTAGCGTCGGCACAGCTGGTCGTCCTGGCCGGGATGGCCGATGACGTAGCCGCCGCCGTGGATCCACACCAGCGCGGGTCCGGGATGAACAGCGCCGGACGGCCGATACAGCCGCACCCCGACACCCGACGGCAGGGTCAGCGCCTCGACGTCCTTCGGGACGCGGCGCCACATCTTGCGGGTGACCAACCGAATGGCCGGCAGCGTCACCGGCGTCACCACCTGCTTGGGGACCAAACGCGCGATGCGGCGCAGATCTGGATGGAAGTCTGAAGGGTTGAAGGCGCCTGCCACCAAACCAGTATTACGCCAGCGTGGTTTCGACGGCGATGCGGTGCCCGCGGTACAGCGCACGGACCACCTCGATTACCGGCGTGGAGTCACTTCAGCAGCGGATCGCGGGGCAGTCCCAGGATGCGCTCGGCGATCGTGTTGCGGGTGATCTCGGAGGTGCCGCCCGCGATGGTCATGGCCCGATTGCCTAGGTAGGAAAGCGTCAGGGTCGGCGTCTGCCCGACGATGGCCGCCGAGCCGGCCAACTCCAGGCCCAGCTCGGTCATCCGCTGGCCGGCCTCGGCGACCAGCAGCTTGGTGACGTTGCCCTCGGGGCCGGGTTCGGACCCGGCGATCGCGCGCGTGACCCGGCGCAGATTCAGCAGCCGCAGCGTGTGGGACTCGGCGATCACCTCACCCGCACGACGCACGTAATACGCGGCGGTTTCGGCGG
The sequence above is drawn from the Mycobacterium gallinarum genome and encodes:
- a CDS encoding enoyl-CoA hydratase/isomerase family protein, yielding MKQVELASGVVVAIGFPSEDATFTLTEQDADDRRAVTVGSIPDVLDDLRARCLRWPQAAAICSDVLRAFDPGAPAFAGVVTESLAYSTLQSGPEFARWLGERGPARPANLPDPVQAERVEDSLYVRFNRGQRHNAFSTDARAALLEALEVARLDPSVTDVVLSGNGPSFCSGGDLAEFGTFDDPASAHLARTRHSPALVLDELTARLGTHCRAEVHGQVLGSGLEMAAFCGWVRSRPDAVFGLPELSLGLIPGAGGTVSIARRIGRWRTAYLVLSGQTIDAPTALQWGLIDEIL
- the fadD4 gene encoding fatty-acid--CoA ligase FadD4, with product MQIREHAEATPDRPAVIIHPAGTIVTFKELEERANRLAHHFREAGLVEGDTVAVLMENNEHLPTAMWAARRSGLYYTVISTHLTPPEVAYIIDNSGAKAMLGSRATRKVCEGLAELGALPDLLLIADDDLDGWQRYPECVADRPSTPIDDEIEGDLLQYSSGTTGRPKGIRRELTHAKPADAPNLVSALLMAIQMSPESVYLSPAPLYHTAPCLWSMSAQAMGVTTVIMSKFDPESALDAIQRYRVTSGQFVPAMFVRMLKLPEDVRNSYDLSSLHRVVHAAAPCPVDIKKQMIDWWGPIVDEYYSSSEGAGITFISAEEWLKRPGSVGKPLLGVAHVLDDEGNDVPPGQAGQIYFDLGVVPFVYHKDPEKTAESRDRHGWVTVGDVGYVDDEGYMFLTDRKHHMIISGGVNIYPQEAENMLITHPKVLDAAVFGIPDDEMGQSVKGVVQTVDPADASEAFGDELLTWLRERLAHYKCPRSISFEAQLPRTETGKMFKQELIKKYS
- a CDS encoding GntR family transcriptional regulator, which gives rise to MRSAPAYQTLREQLRDDIAAGRYSDGSRLPTESELVERHGLSRQTVRRAFQDLVAEGVVYRVPGRGTYASETGQRYLRQLGSIEDLMSLSDDTTMEVLTGLRRRVDLHAASRLRLDDDVVYSVVFRRLHDGVPFVMTTVHLVPAVAHAVLSSPELRDGAVGTQTVIGILEPHLIQPITEAAQSITVAPAELAVAEAVSCEPGHPMLRVDRLYSDASHHPVELSVSHFLPEQYTYRVTLRRSG
- a CDS encoding MaoC family dehydratase — its product is MAAVTGPYFDDLEVGQVFDAAPSMTLTAGAAAVHQSIIGDRLRLALDAELSTAVTGAPAPLAHPALVCDVAIGQTTLVTQRVTANLFYRGLTFQRYPVIGDTLFTRTEVVGLKQNSMKPGRAPTGLAALRMTTVDDVGRLVLDFHRCAMLPLSEKAPDTGHADDMSVIGLDQAPVPDPTADWNADAYRAKVPGAHFDAELAGAVLHSSADVVSSAPELARLTLNIAATHHDWRGSGQRLVYGGHTIGLALAQASRLLPNLVTVSGWQSCEHTAPVHEGDTLYSELHVEGAVPLPDGRGGVLELRSVVYAVGEPDQQVLDWRFTALQF
- a CDS encoding amidohydrolase family protein; translation: MLIQRAALLDGGVVDIRVEDRIIAVEPRLETLPGEQVYDAGGGTVIPGLHDHHVHLRSAAAALTSVRVGPAEVHTRTDLARVLAAADVGDDGWVRAVGYHEAVAGPLDRATLDDVSPPVPVRVQHRSGVLWTLNSAGLARVGLTDHPDGRLRSSDHTWSDTLQRNEIGLADVSTRLTAYGVTGVTDATPDLEVEDVVKLLDAHRRGELRQRVHCLAPGKRILHDTDLDLGDLTDWISQRHADDAPVAVHCVTAAQLVITLAALRAAGSHPHDRIEHAAVVPEGSVADVVDVGVTVVTQPNFVAERGDQYLDDVPVAEHHELWRVASLLAAKVPVALSTDMPFGHDDPWKAMRAAVFRTTGGGAVLGTDERVAPRDALTMFFGAADAPTVPRRIAPGQPGDLCVLGAKPHEVLKELDSGLVAATVIAGTVVSGG
- a CDS encoding alpha/beta hydrolase, producing the protein MAGAFNPSDFHPDLRRIARLVPKQVVTPVTLPAIRLVTRKMWRRVPKDVEALTLPSGVGVRLYRPSGAVHPGPALVWIHGGGYVIGHPGQDDQLCRRYAQRLGATVASVDYRLAPEHPYPAPLEDCYAALNWLAGLPTVDANRVAIGGASAGGGLAAALALLARDRGDIAVAAQLLVYPMLDDRTVGRDVQEHPGLRLWNRQNNRFGWAAYLGDADRDIAVPARRTDLSGLPPAWMGVGTLDLFHDEDLAYAERLKAAGVPCDVQIVKGAFHGFDGIVPKAAVSQAFFNSQCTMLQRLLAPAAA
- a CDS encoding acyl-CoA dehydrogenase family protein, whose product is MAVQMLTQEEAMLVETVRAFVDRDVKPAVRETEHANEYPQAWIDQMKRIGIYGLAIPESYGGSPVSMPCYVEVTQELSRGWMSLAGAMGGHTVVAKLLGLFGTEEQKQRYLPPMATGELRATMALTEPGGGSDLQNMSTVAATEGSDLVINGSKTWISNARRSGLIALLCKTDPTATPKHKGISVVLVEHGDGLTVSRDLPKLGYKGVESCELTFADYRLPATAILGGEPGKGFAQMMKGLETGRIQVASRALGVATAALEDALKYAQERESFGQPIWKHQSIGNYLADMATKLTAARQLTLYAAQRYDSGERCDMEAGMAKLFASEVAMEIALNAVRIHGGYGYSTEFDVERYFRDAPLMIVGEGTNEIQRNVIAAQLVARGGI
- a CDS encoding CoA transferase, producing MTSLAVPVGVVSRARRVANGFRTLTDTEVDADVMIAGRAGLLGHTPQGRVSAGGATHLMPSRDGWCALTLSRPDDVDTVPALIEADAVGDDVWPAVHRWIIERDSAEITERARLLGLPAAALGETPAEAPRIYPFGAATIARSPSRLLVADLSAMWAGPLCGQLLARAGATVVKVESVSRPDGARAGAPAFFDWMNGGKLSYLADFDDPTGLRALLAAADVVIESSRAAALNRRGLGPVAIGPRDGKVWLRITGHGTREEHANWVAFGDDAAVSGGLVCGGDDSPVFCGDAIADPLTGLEAALAVAQSLRRGGGELIEFSMSAVAATYAELPNAGETRCSATPQLSTKASELGADNGIVEQLIVDKHSAAC